The Impatiens glandulifera chromosome 3, dImpGla2.1, whole genome shotgun sequence genome contains a region encoding:
- the LOC124928996 gene encoding sulfated surface glycoprotein 185-like, giving the protein MWHQVDIFTMIMFMLLAIINATTLISDQRIEISSISTTFDEQEPMITINPCTDRDQCSQPPDPSPPSYCTATTVPSPPPPLPPPTPPLSTSPPPPPRFVYFPSTTPPGNPYDFSIHSGASGWCSSATTVLGAFVFLFQFLLLFIN; this is encoded by the coding sequence ATGTGGCACCAAGTTGACATCTTTACTATGATCATGTTTATGTTGTTGGCCATTATTAATGCAACCACATTAATCTCTGACCAGAGGATTGAGATCAGCTCCATTTCAACCACATTTGATGAACAAGAGCCAATGATCACTATCAATCCATGTACTGATCGTGATCAATGCAGCCAGCCACCTGATCCATCCCCACCATCTTATTGCACTGCAACAACTGTCccatctccaccaccaccactacCACCTCCAACACCTCCACTATCAacttctcctccaccacctcctCGGTTTGTTTACTTTCCGTCAACCACTCCACCAGGGAACCCATATGATTTTTCAATCCACTCGGGTGCCTCCGGTTGGTGTTCTTCAGCTACAACTGTTCTCGGGGCTTTCGTGTTTCTGTTCCAATTCCTATTGTTGTTCATCAATTAG